Proteins found in one Oreochromis niloticus isolate F11D_XX linkage group LG22, O_niloticus_UMD_NMBU, whole genome shotgun sequence genomic segment:
- the ssr2 gene encoding translocon-associated protein subunit beta has product MTRMLHVFVILSLLALGSGEEGARLLASKSLLNRYAVEGRDLTLQYSIYNVGSSAALEVELSDDSFPPEDFGIVSGMLNVKWDRIAPASNVSHTVVLRPLKAGYFNFTSATVSYLVQEGGQVVVGYTSAPGQGGILAQREFDRRFSPHYLDWAAFGVMTLPSIGIPLLLWYSSKRKYDSPKSKKN; this is encoded by the exons ATGACCAGGATGCTGCACGTGTTTGTAATCCTTTCTCTGCTGGCTCTGGGCTCAGGAGAAGAGGGCGCCCGTTTGTTGGCCTCCAAATCCCTCCTGAACCGCTATGCTGTGGAGGGCCGCGACCTGACCCTCCAGTACAGCATCTACAACGTGGGTTCCAG TGCAGCTCTAGAGGTGGAGCTATCCGATGATTCTTTTCCTCCTGAAGATTTTGGAATTGTTTCCGGAATGCTGAATGTGAAATGGGACAGGATCGCACC AGCCAGCAACGTCTCTCACACAGTGGTGTTGCGGCCCTTGAAGGCTGGATACTTTAATTTTACCTCGGCTACTGTCAGCTACCTGGTTCAGGAGGGAGGACAAGTTGTG GTTGGCTACACCAGCgctcctggacagggaggaatcTTGGCTCAGAGAGAGTTTGACCGACGCTTCTCTCCACACTAT CTGGACTGGGCTGCATTTGGTGTGATGACTCTACCCTCCATCGGCATCCCTCTGCTTCTCTGGTACTCCAGCAAGAGGAAATATGATTCGCCCAAGAGCAAGAAGAACTGA
- the LOC100694302 gene encoding sclerostin domain-containing protein 1-like, which translates to MLRSVGALRLLELLLVLLSMSSAVENNATESVSPQLVLETQDPPTDEDTNQARNRGRRPSDSLRDGLDQSQVGCRELRSTKYISDGQCTSVNPIKELVCAGECLPAQLLPNWIGGTHTGRYWSRRDAQEWRCVIDRTRTQRIQLQCHDGSTRTYKITVVTSCKCKRYTRQQNDSRHKDTSGNTGKQRKNQGRPGVLEMNAGRESAN; encoded by the exons ATGCTTCGTTCTGTCGGCGCGCTTCGGCTCCTTGAGCTCCTACTGGTGCTGCTGAGCATGAGTTCAGCTGTTGAAAATAACGCCACAGAGTCCGTCAGTCCTCAGCTGGTCCTTGAAACTCAGGACCCGCCGACCGATGAAGACACAAACCAGGCGAGGAATAGAGGGAGACGGCCTTCTGACTCTCTGCGGGATG GGCTAGACCAGAGCCAGGTGGGCTGCAGGGAGTTGAGGTCCACAAAGTACATCTCTGATGGCCAGTGCACCAGTGTCAACCCTATTAAGGAGCTGGTGTGTGCTGGGGAGTGTCTGCCAGCTCAACTGCTGCCCAACTGGATTGGTGGAACTCACACTGGGAGGTACTGGAGCCGCCGCGATGCTCAGGAGTGGCGCTGTGTTATCGATCGAACCAGGACCCAGCGGATCCAGCTGCAGTGCCACGACGGGAGCACGAGGACCTACAAGATAACTGTGGTGACTTCCTGCAAATGCAAGCGCTACACCAGACAGCAGAACGATTCACGACACAAGGACACATCTGGGAATACTGGTAAACAGAGGAAGAATCAGGGGAGGCCTGGAGTCCTGGAGATGAATGCTGGGAGGGAGTCTGCTAACTAA